The nucleotide window AGCGTTGTCTAGGAAGTAACGGTCGTGGGTAATTGCCACAACAGTACCGCTGTAATCAACAAGGAAGTGCTCAAGCCAAGCGACTGATTCTGCATCCAAGTGGTTAGTTGGTTCATCAAGAAGCAGCATGTCTGGCTTCTCTAGAAGTAGACGACAGATCGCAACACGACGACGTTCACCACCGGATAGGAGTTCGATTTTCGCATCCCACTCAGGAAGACGAAGTGCGTCAGCTGCGCGCTCTAGAGCTGTCTCTAGGTTGTGGCCGTCTTTCGCTTGGATCAGAGCTTCAAGCTCGCCTTGTTCTTTAGCAAGAGCGTCAAAATCTGCATCTGGTTCAGCGTAAGCTGCATATACTGCATCGATACGCTTAAGTGCGTCTGCAACATCAGAAACCGCTTCTTCTACGATTTCACGCACTGTTTTTGATTCGTCTAGTACAGGCTCTTGCGGTAGGTAACCGACTTTAAGACCTTGTTGTGCACGAGCTTCACCATCAATATCAGTATCAATACCAGCCATGATACGTAGTAGGGTAGATTTACCTGAACCATTTAGACCCAAAACACCGATTTTAGCGCCAGGAAAAAAGCTAAGAGAAATGTCTTTAAGAATTTGACGCTTAGGTGGAACAGTTTTGCTCACCCGAGACATGGTATATACGTATTCAGCCATTGCCGATCGATCCTAATTTATTGTTCAAAATTGTCGTCTATTTTATACCAATATCCCCAAAGATGTTACTCCTAGGACAGAAAAGCCATTCTTGAACTAATCCTTACCTATTATTGTCACATTGGTCATTAAAACTATATTTAATAAGCTTCTGAGGCGAAGTGTTAAATATTAATAATATTTACACTCAATCTCTTTACATTTGATGTGATGTCGGGCGTAAATAGACTTCACGTATTCATACACGCACTAAGGAAAGAGCGAATGTTTTTCCGCATTGGTAATACGAAAATTGCTGTGGCTGCATCGGCAATTTTGTCTTCATTTTCACTGGCTCCGATGGCTATGGCTAGCAATGCCTCCGAGCTTGAAATGCAGCGTGATGTTTATGACAGAGCGCAAGAGGTTTTAGACAACCGTGATCTAGAAGCTTACTCTGCGCTACGTAACAAAATTCAAACATATCCGTTAACGCCTTACACTGATTATCGCGCCTTCTTATTAGGCTTAGGTGATCGCACACCTGCTGAAGTGGATGCCTTTATTGAAGAGAATAAAGCCCTACCATTTTCGAATCGTATGCGTGCGCCTTATTTAGATTTATTGGCGGTTCAAAAACAGTGGAAGACGATCCTTGAGTTTCAAACCAAAGAGCCTGTTGGTGAAAAATATCAATGTATCTACTACCGTGCGAATTATGAGCAAGGAAACAAAGAGCTCGCCTTCAAAGGTGCGAAGCAGCTTTGGTTGAGTGGCAGTGGTGTCGATGATAGCTGTGATCCGCTCTTCGAAAGTTGGGATGAAGCGGGTTTAAGAACGGATGAGCTGATATTACAGCGAATGCTATTGGCGTTTGATAAACGAAACGGCAAGTTAATGACCTATCTGATCAAGCAATTGGATCATGATGAGTCAATTGCTCAAGCTAAGCAGATGAAGGCGTTGTACAACAAGCCTGAAAATGTACTCGCGTTTGCTAAGAAGCACCCAGCGAATGAATTCTACCAAGCTCAAACCGAATTTGGTTTCGAGAAGCTCGCAAGGAAATCAGCAAGCAGCGCTCAAGAGGTTTTTGATGATGTTGTGAAAGCTCAAAAGTTTTCGAAAGAAAAATCCCAAGAGCTAGCAGATTACTTAACGTTCCGCTTGATCAATACCGACTCTGAAGAGTTGATGGCGTGGCGAGACAAAATGCTCGCGAGTTCATCAAAGCAAGTCTTGTTGGAAAGACGTGCTCGCTTAGCTATTCAGCATGCCGATTGGACTGGCTTGAAAGAGTGGATTGCGCGCTTAGATGATAAGCATCAGGCTTCGCTTCGCTGGCAGTATTGGCAGGGTAGAGCAGAGATAGCACTCGGTGATACTGCTAAGGGTAACAAACGATTGTCAGATATCTTGGGTCAGCGTAATTTCTACAGTGTGGCTGCGGCTAAGCAGTTAGGTAAGCCAGTTCAGTACCCAACATCGACACTCAAATACAACGCTGAAACAGTAAAGCCATTTGAGACTTCTTTGGTTCGAATCGGCGAGCTGATTGATCGAGATAAAATTGTGGCAGCGAAGAGTGAGTGGCGTTGGTTGTTAACCAATGCTGATAAAGATCAGAAATCAATGCTCGCAGCTCATGCTGCGACGCAGCGTTGGAACCACTTTACAGTGACAGCGAGCATCTCTGCGAAGATGTGGGACAACATAGACCTACGCTTCCCTGTTGCTCATAAGTGGTGGTTTAACTTCTACGCCGAAAAGCACGATATTAACCCAATAACCTTAATGTCTTTAGCGAGACAAGAGAGTGCGATGGATTCAGAAGCTCGCTCTCCAGTTGGCGCGCGTGGCATCATGCAAATTATGCCAAAGACGGCGCAATATACGGCTAAAAAACATAAGATTAAGTACCAGGGCAGCGATGATCTTTATGATGTCGGCAAGAACATTGAGATTGGTAGCCACTATCTAGATGGCCTATTAGCTCAATATGATAACAACCGTATTTTTGCATTTGCTGCTTATAATGCAGGCCCGAGTCGTGTGAAACAATGGCGTTCACGCAGCGATGAAAAGCTCGATGCATTTGCTTTTATCGAAATGATTCCATTCAAAGAGACTCGTGGATACGTTCAGAATATCTTGATGTTTGAGACTTACTATCGAGATATCTTGGGCGAGAAAGGGATGTTTTTAGCACCCTATGAGGCCGAAACGAAATACTAGGGGTTCGGTACTTTCTCCGAAACTGAGTAATATTAAAGGCAGTGAGTGCGAACCAGTTCCACTTGCTGCCTTTTTACATTGGATCAAAGCAAGTGTTTCGGTATAAAGTGTTAAACGCTTTCAATCATTAAGCGGCTACTTCAAGCCAAAATTTAAAAGTAAGTGTAGAGATATGGCATCACAACCTGAATATGAGAATTGGCAACAACTAATGGATTTGGTAAAAACAGCGGCTGAGAAAGATCAGCATGAACTGTTGTTGACCATGATGATGACACCTGATGAGCGAGACGCTTTGGTCGCTCGAGTGAATATTCTTTGTGAACTCATGAAAGGGGACATGTCACAAAGACAGGTGAGCCAAATGTTAGGTGTGGGTGTGGCTACGATCACGCGAGGCTCTAATGAGCTAAAGGCTAAATCTGAGCAAGAGAAAGCGGCAATTGCAGAGCTGTTACTTAAGTAAGCATTTAAACAGTAAGCCTAAGAGCTTGATAAAAACGCTAACCATAGGTTAGCGTTTTTTGTTTTTATCCCGCTCAATGATATTACCTCTAGAGAGGCGAAATATCGTGTTTCTTAAACAAGACTAAGCAGGGAAGTGCTTAGGGTTAACAAATGGGATCAGCGCTAGGATTAAAGCCTGGCTATATACAGAACTGCGAGATAGTTGGTTATGTGTCAATAAGCCAATCGCACCGCCTTTTTGTTTTATGTTGTCGGTGCCGAATACTTCATCCATCACATCACCTAGCTCATTCGCATGCTGGAGTTTATCAAGCACAACGGGTGGCAGCATCAAGCTTGCTGAGCGAGATTCTCCGCGCTGACCGTTTGCTTCAACGACCATCCAAGCAAAGGTAACCTTTCCTTCTATTCCAGACTCTAATCCAACATAAAAATCCGCATCAGGTTGAGCTTGAGTTGCGTTGTGAACGCGATTTACGGCACCTTGATAGGTCTCGTCGTTGCTCATCGGTTGATCAGAGACACCGCTAGGGACGCTGATGCCTTTGAAATCAAATTCAGTATCAGGAAAAGCAGATAAGAATGCACTTTTAACGGCGTTAATTTTAGCTGGGTTCAGCGATGCGATGATTACAGATTTCATGTATTGGATTCTTTTTTTTATCGATTAAATTGAGTTGATGTTGTCGGTACCAATCACTCAGTTCTTCTAATGGCATAGGTTTACCGAAGTAATAGCCTTGCAGCATATCGCACTGTGCTTCTTGCAACCACTGATGCATGCTTTCAGTTTCGATGCCCTCGGCTGTGACCTTCTTACCCTGAGCATGACATAACCCGATAACCGGTTTCACTATGTTCTGATTATCGGTCTCAATTAAGGTGTCTAAAAAGGCTTTATCGAGCTTAATTTTTTGAGTTGGATACTGCACCAGTTGAGTGATGGAGGTGTAGCCAGATCCAAAGTCATCAATGGCTAATCGATAGCCCATATCAGACAGTTCGTTAAGCAGCGGAAAACCTTCAGAGTTTGAGTAAAAGGTTTCGGTAATTTCAAAATCAATCAAACTTGGCGGAATTCGATTTAAATCGGCGTGCTCTTTGATGAAATCAGCAAGATCAGTCGTTTCAATCCCAGCAGAAGATAAGTTAATCGACAACTGAATTGAGTGATCAAATTGAGCCTGAAGTCGATGAAAAGAAGCAAATGCATTCTGAATGACCCACTGATCAACCTGATCGAATAATCCTGTTTGCTCGGCAATTGGAATGAATTCATCAGGTGGAACCAAGCCTAGTTGCTCCGAATTCCAACGTAATAACACCTCAACACCAATAACATGGGTTCCTGTTGAATCCATGTACGGCATATAAACGAGCCTAAATTCATCATCAAAGTTCTTGTCTCTGAGTGCGCGCTCAATATTTGCTTGGCGTTGAATCGCTTTGTCTAAATCTCGTGAATAGTCAGCAAATTGGTTTTTACCTGCGCGTTTGGCTTGGTACATCGCGGTATCAGCGTTCGACAGTAGCTTTTCGATGGAGTGGCCATCATTGGGGTAGGTCGCAATACCAATACTGACCGTGATCGGAAAGCTCCCAGATTCTGTGATAAAACCTTTTTGTAGTGGCGTCAGTAAGCTATCAGAGAATCTATGCGCGATATTCCCTTGGCGAGTAGGAGCGTTAATGTACACAACGAACTCGTCTCCAGAAAGTCGGGCTGGCATACAATGAGCGTCAAATTCTGTTTTATAGTGGCTACAAATATCGGAAATACGCTGAGCAAAACTGACCAGAATGGAGTCGCCGATTTGATGTCCATATTTGTCATTCACAAACTTGAAGTTATCTAGGTCAAAGTAGAGAACCCAGGTTTCGGTATTCGAGCTAGGCTTGGGTAATGATTGCTGAACGAAGGTTTGAAATTGATGCCTATTGGCTATTTGGGTTAATTGATCATTCTCGGCCAATAGCTTGGTCTGTTGGTAGGTGTTATCTAACTCTTGGTACATGTCATAAAAACGCTGTGATAGGCGGCCAAGCTCATCACGAGTGCCTAAACGTTCGATGTTCTTACGTTGTTTTTTCTCGACTTGCTGCAGTTGTCGGTCGAGTCGTGTTATCGGGGATATCACACTGCGAGACAAAAGCATGAGTAGCAGAGCAACCGTCACAAACGCGGATAGTGCAAAGGACAAACTCAGCTTATTCCAAATTGATTCGAGCTTGTTTTCCAATAGGAATGGCGCCGGGTCAACTGTGGCGTATAGTTCTGGTGCAAGCTTGACTGAGTGGGTGACATTATTTTCCAGAGAAACCGCTATAGATGTGAAGAATAAGCTGGTTTGGTAGTCGAACTCTATCTGTTTTCTCAGCGCATTAAATTTATCGAGAGAGACTGACACAACAACAAAGAACACATCGTCGGGGTGATTGTTTGCGGTTGGGAAAATCGTTTTTTTGTCTACCTTCTCGTAGTGAACCAACATCCCTTCACCTTGAGAGTTTTGAATATAGTTGGTACTTGATGCTGCTAAGGTGTCTTGATAGTACTGATCCACAAAATCCAATATTTTGCTGTCAATCTGAGTGCGTGAGTCGCTGTTATTATCAGCGTAATAACTCAATTTTCGCTGACTATTGAGAAGCGCTAACCCGGTATAGCTTTCATCGTCATCTTGCAAGAAGTGTATGGCTTCTCGAAGGTTACTAACCAGTTCAAGATCGCGAGATAGGTTTTGTTCAGTGAGAAAGTAACGCTTCACCATGTCACTTTGGGTCAAGGTGTAAGAGTAGCTATTTAGGAACGAGCGAGACTGTCGAAAATATCCTGCCAACTTTTCCATGTTTAGCTGAAGTGCGTTGTCTTCGCGTTTGATAAAACTGCTTTTCTGCGTTGAATAAATAATATAGCTAGAAGCTGCGGTACTGATCAGTATCACAGGGGTTATCAGTAGTAAGATTTTAGTACTTAGCTTCATAGTTAATGACAACACTATTTATAATTTAAGCGCGTAAGTTTATGTTACTTAATACTTACTCGCTATTAATTACACGTAGTTCGATGATTTCCTGTGAAGGGGGTAAGGTTTTGTCTTTATTGATAAAAAAGCCACTAATGAGTTTTTTGTTAAGAAGGTGTTGAATGGTGTGGGTTAGAAGGCATGTACAGCCAGTGAAATAATCGAGTCATGTCTCAGGAATATGTAGTGTGAGTATTCCTGAGTACGAGTTATTCCATTAGCCGCAGGTTTTAGCATTTGGCCTACTGTAGGCCAAATGCTTATAGCAGATTTAAACTTATGCCAGCTTTAAACGTTTGTTCGTTAAAAACTTATGTTTGCCAAAAGCTTATGTTCACCAAAAGCTTATATTCGCTGAAAACTAATGTTTGTTAAGAGCTTATGTTCGCTAAAAGTTTATGTTCGTTAAAAGCTATGACAACTTAACCTGCGTGGCTTTGATGTTTTCACTTGGATAACAACCCAACACTTTAAGGTGACGAGTAATGGCAGTTAGTTCCGTTATCGCTTGCTGCATATTATCTGCATCCAAATGTGCTTCTAAATCAACGTAGAACATCTCTTCCCATGGGTTGCCCATGATAGGACGAGATTCCAGCTTAGTCATGTTGATACCCAAGCGTTGTAGGATTAGTAGAGTTTCTACCAAAGAACCCGCCTCTTGAGAAGTCGACATGATCAGTGTCGTTTTAGCTGGGATTTGAGTTGATACTTCTACCGGTTTACGTGCCACAACGATGAAGCGAGTGTGGTTCTCAGTTTGGTTTGCAATATTTCCTTGGATTGGCTGAAGCCCATAAAGCTTGCCGCTCGATGCATTACCAATTGCTGCCACATCATCGCCCTCCAGATCTTTAACCTTCTTCATTGCATCAGCTGTACTTGCGCAAGACTCAAGGCTGACACCTTTAAGGCGACTCAAAAACTCACTGCACTGTTGGTGAGGTTGTGGGTGTGAATAGAGGGTTTTGATGTCTTCTAAACGAATATCATTTTTCGCAACCAAGCAGTGTTCGATTGGTTGAGACAGTTCACCTACGATATAAAGCGTTGTGTGTTGCAGTAGGTCGTAGACCTCGTTGATTGAACCTGAGCTGGTGTTCTCAATCGGCAACACACCGTAATCTGCATGACCAGATTCCACCGTCGATGCCACTTCTTTGAAATGATTGCAGTTAAGCTCTATCAATTCCATATTCTTACGGCTGAAATATTCACGGCTAGCAAGATGAGAATATGATCCCTTAGAACCTAAGAATGCAACGCGAGCCAGAGGTTTACGGCTTTGCGGGTTCGCTAGGTTTTGTAAGTATGACTGCTGTAGTAAAACGGAATCTTCGATGATGGTGTGAAACAGTTTAGTAATGTACTGCGCATCAAGCTCATATTTATCTTTACCGTTGTTGATCAGCTTAACCAGAAGCTGCTGCTCACGAACGGCATCGCGTACAGGCTTTGATGTTTCTACCTTGCTTTTCGCAACTTCGATACTGAGTTTGCGACGTTCGGAAAGTAAACTCAGCAGTTCGTCATCTAAATCATTAAGACGAAGGCGGATATCATCCAGTGAAATTGAGCGGTCAGTCATAAATGTGTCCTTATAAAAAAGCCTCCCTAGTGTGGGAGGCTTCTTGTTCGTTTTTGACTTGTTTTTCTAAAACGACTCAGCCTCCGATTTACGGAAGAAAAAAGAAGTCAAAAATAAACAAAGATTGAGTGTGCATAAAAAGTGATTGTTTTATGAATGTTTAAACACAATAAGCAAGCGAGCTACGAGCGTCAAGCAAAAAAATAGCGCCCTGAGGCGCTATTTTTTAATCTGTTCTCTTTCCTTATTCTACTTCAGCTTCTAGCTCTTCGATTTCAGGCTTTTCAGCGCGGCGCGCTTCAGGTTTATGGCGTAGCTTGTTGAGTTGACGCTCTAGTTTTTGTTCTACTTCGTTGATAGCTACGTAGAGGTCGTCATGGATTGATGAAGCAACAAGTTGGCCTTTTGGTACGGTTAGAACCGCTTCAAATTTTTTCTTCTTGTTTGGTTCTTCGCTAAAGCTCGCTTGGCAGCCAATGATGTCTACTTGCCATTTATCCAGCTTTTTAAATTTGCTTTCTATGTGATCACGGATTGCAGAGGTAATGTCGATGTTTTTACCAGTGATGTTCATTTTCATAGAAGTTTTCCTCTGTTGTATCCCTCATGGGTTAACTTCAGATTACGACTTTCAGGAATAAAGAATGTGATCTAGATCTTGTTTTGGTTGGGTGGGATAAGCATTAAAATCAAATGTGATCTCACGCAAGTCTTAGTATCTTTTTGGCGAAAAATGCTTGTTATCTCTATGAAAAAAGATAACTTGGAGGCAAGGCTTCGCTAAAAATTAAACCAGTTTTTAGGGGCGTCTTACAGCTTATTGAAAGTGTTTGATTGAAATTTACTCAATAGTGTTTTGTGATGTAGGTCTCGCGTTCTAGATCGCTACGTAAGCTTCTTCAGAATTAGATAAACAAAAGCCGCATAAGTTTTCTTATGCGGCTTTTGTGTTTTTAGCTTTACCTAATACCTTTGGCTCTCCAGTTCTGGGATTGATGCGATCCTAGTCGTTAGTGTTCAGTAATCTCGCTGTGCCGTTCTCTCGGATAGCATTGATAGCTTGTAACTGCTTATAGATTACAAAGTAACGGTTGATGTTGGCGACATAGGTCACCGGTTCTTTGCTCACGTATTTACGAGTGATGATTTCTACGTTTTTAAACCAGATGTTTGGGTTGTAACCTTTCTGCTTGGCAATGCGCCTCATCTTTCTGATCTTAGCAGGACCAGCGTTGTAAGAAGCCAAAGTGAAGTAGATTTGGTTATCTGGCGTAATGGCAGGGTCGTCAAA belongs to Vibrio splendidus and includes:
- the sltY gene encoding murein transglycosylase; translated protein: MFFRIGNTKIAVAASAILSSFSLAPMAMASNASELEMQRDVYDRAQEVLDNRDLEAYSALRNKIQTYPLTPYTDYRAFLLGLGDRTPAEVDAFIEENKALPFSNRMRAPYLDLLAVQKQWKTILEFQTKEPVGEKYQCIYYRANYEQGNKELAFKGAKQLWLSGSGVDDSCDPLFESWDEAGLRTDELILQRMLLAFDKRNGKLMTYLIKQLDHDESIAQAKQMKALYNKPENVLAFAKKHPANEFYQAQTEFGFEKLARKSASSAQEVFDDVVKAQKFSKEKSQELADYLTFRLINTDSEELMAWRDKMLASSSKQVLLERRARLAIQHADWTGLKEWIARLDDKHQASLRWQYWQGRAEIALGDTAKGNKRLSDILGQRNFYSVAAAKQLGKPVQYPTSTLKYNAETVKPFETSLVRIGELIDRDKIVAAKSEWRWLLTNADKDQKSMLAAHAATQRWNHFTVTASISAKMWDNIDLRFPVAHKWWFNFYAEKHDINPITLMSLARQESAMDSEARSPVGARGIMQIMPKTAQYTAKKHKIKYQGSDDLYDVGKNIEIGSHYLDGLLAQYDNNRIFAFAAYNAGPSRVKQWRSRSDEKLDAFAFIEMIPFKETRGYVQNILMFETYYRDILGEKGMFLAPYEAETKY
- the trpR gene encoding trp operon repressor, whose protein sequence is MASQPEYENWQQLMDLVKTAAEKDQHELLLTMMMTPDERDALVARVNILCELMKGDMSQRQVSQMLGVGVATITRGSNELKAKSEQEKAAIAELLLK
- the yjjX gene encoding inosine/xanthosine triphosphatase, whose product is MKSVIIASLNPAKINAVKSAFLSAFPDTEFDFKGISVPSGVSDQPMSNDETYQGAVNRVHNATQAQPDADFYVGLESGIEGKVTFAWMVVEANGQRGESRSASLMLPPVVLDKLQHANELGDVMDEVFGTDNIKQKGGAIGLLTHNQLSRSSVYSQALILALIPFVNPKHFPA
- a CDS encoding putative bifunctional diguanylate cyclase/phosphodiesterase, encoding MKLSTKILLLITPVILISTAASSYIIYSTQKSSFIKREDNALQLNMEKLAGYFRQSRSFLNSYSYTLTQSDMVKRYFLTEQNLSRDLELVSNLREAIHFLQDDDESYTGLALLNSQRKLSYYADNNSDSRTQIDSKILDFVDQYYQDTLAASSTNYIQNSQGEGMLVHYEKVDKKTIFPTANNHPDDVFFVVVSVSLDKFNALRKQIEFDYQTSLFFTSIAVSLENNVTHSVKLAPELYATVDPAPFLLENKLESIWNKLSLSFALSAFVTVALLLMLLSRSVISPITRLDRQLQQVEKKQRKNIERLGTRDELGRLSQRFYDMYQELDNTYQQTKLLAENDQLTQIANRHQFQTFVQQSLPKPSSNTETWVLYFDLDNFKFVNDKYGHQIGDSILVSFAQRISDICSHYKTEFDAHCMPARLSGDEFVVYINAPTRQGNIAHRFSDSLLTPLQKGFITESGSFPITVSIGIATYPNDGHSIEKLLSNADTAMYQAKRAGKNQFADYSRDLDKAIQRQANIERALRDKNFDDEFRLVYMPYMDSTGTHVIGVEVLLRWNSEQLGLVPPDEFIPIAEQTGLFDQVDQWVIQNAFASFHRLQAQFDHSIQLSINLSSAGIETTDLADFIKEHADLNRIPPSLIDFEITETFYSNSEGFPLLNELSDMGYRLAIDDFGSGYTSITQLVQYPTQKIKLDKAFLDTLIETDNQNIVKPVIGLCHAQGKKVTAEGIETESMHQWLQEAQCDMLQGYYFGKPMPLEELSDWYRQHQLNLIDKKKNPIHEICNHRIAEPS
- the pheA gene encoding prephenate dehydratase; amino-acid sequence: MTDRSISLDDIRLRLNDLDDELLSLLSERRKLSIEVAKSKVETSKPVRDAVREQQLLVKLINNGKDKYELDAQYITKLFHTIIEDSVLLQQSYLQNLANPQSRKPLARVAFLGSKGSYSHLASREYFSRKNMELIELNCNHFKEVASTVESGHADYGVLPIENTSSGSINEVYDLLQHTTLYIVGELSQPIEHCLVAKNDIRLEDIKTLYSHPQPHQQCSEFLSRLKGVSLESCASTADAMKKVKDLEGDDVAAIGNASSGKLYGLQPIQGNIANQTENHTRFIVVARKPVEVSTQIPAKTTLIMSTSQEAGSLVETLLILQRLGINMTKLESRPIMGNPWEEMFYVDLEAHLDADNMQQAITELTAITRHLKVLGCYPSENIKATQVKLS
- the hpf gene encoding ribosome hibernation-promoting factor, HPF/YfiA family gives rise to the protein MKMNITGKNIDITSAIRDHIESKFKKLDKWQVDIIGCQASFSEEPNKKKKFEAVLTVPKGQLVASSIHDDLYVAINEVEQKLERQLNKLRHKPEARRAEKPEIEELEAEVE